The Papaver somniferum cultivar HN1 chromosome 6, ASM357369v1, whole genome shotgun sequence genome segment TAGAAGCTTCAGGCTCATATTGGTCACAAATATTTTAAAATTATCTTCTTTCTTTTGGTTCAGATCATGCCCTATCCTCCTCATCACCAACAAATATTCTCGACCTACTCAAAGACCTCACAGATTCTACGAAGTCTGCTTATCTGACCCATCTTGCAAGGAACAGTTCAAAGTAGCTAGAATTTTATTATAACAACAAGATTATATAAAAGATTTAAAGGAATAGAATCATAATGTGTTTAGTCATGTAAATACTGAGATTAAATAGCTCAACATCTACTTATGTAGGAAAAAAATTCTGACATGTAAGACATGACTAGAATCAAAGAACTATAAGAAAACCTCAAACAAATATATCAAAAGAAGAATCAGATGGTATTTCAGCAGTCCATAGACAACATTTTAAACAATGAAGACAAAAACACAAAGATCTTTCACCAAAGGGAAAATTATATAAGAAGGAGAAATAATAATGATTCTCTGCAAGATAAACAAGGAAGATGGACTCATAACAGGGAAAAGATACAAAAAATCCTCGGTGACCATTTTATTACAATAACTACTTCTGCAATCTTGTTATCAACGAAGATTTTCTCAACCTAATCAATCCTAGAGTTACTCCAGATGATAACAACATATTGACTGTCATTCCTTCTCCTAGAGAAATAAAAGATATAATGTTGAGAAAATACATGGATATTGTATGAGATGAATTTGGTCAAAAActtctttctttttacttttgatTTCCCGATCAAATTAATGAAACTTATCAAGTCTTGGTTCCAAAGAAAGAATATATTATCAAGCTGAAGGATCTTAGACCAAACAACTTGTGCAGCATTTGCTACAAAATCATCATAAATCTCTTATTCGTAAGATGAAAGATCATACGTCCCAAGCTTATATCTCCATGGCAGACAACTTTGTACTAGAGAGAAATATACATGATAATATCATTATGGATCATGAGACGGTGCACGTACATTAATGAATTTATCACGATATCTTTTATGATGAAGGCTCATCAGTTGATTTCTTTCTTTTCCTAGATTTTTGTGTATCTCACACATGATCGACGATAATATAGGGTACAATTTCTGAGTTTGCATTAGTATCTAGAAGTTCAACTACATTCTATTATGAAGTCTCTTGTGATGCCAGTTTTTGTATGTCTACAAGTATGGAGTTGTGGAATTTATTTatattacacaatcaaaaaaccatAGTTGTGGTAGATATCTTAACGGAGGGTTAATTACTCAATATTTGACAACTTAAAAATGCATTCATTTACAGGTTATAAGTACAATTTATAACTTTATATATACTATTGACTAAATATTGTGGCTTTGCTTTTTTCTTCATGTGATGAACATTATATACATTAATATGTCCCTTATCTCTGATGTTATAATCATAGCTGCAGGGAGCATATAATGAAACATCATAATTTTTCGAAATCAGGAAAACAAATTGATTAtaaatatttttatcttttaaCTCCTTCAGAGCTTTaggaattccaaaaaaaaaatctaaccgcACCAATTCTCAGCTTTTTTTGGTATACTTACACCCCAATAATTCTAACACATAAAAATATCATAAATATACCGTCTCCAAATCGAATAATCACAAAATTAATTCAAGCCCAAAATCACTACTTAATCAAACtccacaaaaataaaaaaaaaataaaaaaaaatcatttatcgGATTACCATGTAGAAACATCATTGATGATGACTAATTGAAAATAACTAACAATATTAAAAATTGTTAGTGTCTTTGTGAAAGGTGGGTTTCCATCAATCACTGGGTATTTTCGTTGAACATTGCACATGCTTGTTGATACAAATCCCCATTAATAACCCCATTTAATGAAATTAGCATCAATAGTTTTAGATCCTAAAGGTTTTCCTACTATCAAAGCTTCAATTATGGGTCATTCATTACCAACATCAGCATGAATTTTGGAAACCTCAAATCaaggatttttaggttttgaaGTAAGGGTTTAAATTGTTAGAGGAAAACAAATTTATGATACTTGTCACACCAATTTAGTtcgatatataaaaaatataaaaacgaCATAAGTAAAATCCTAGTTAAAAAATATAAGAGTGATAATGACATATTCGAAGAGAGGAAGAAAAAAACCCGATGGTGTCCAACAATTTTGCCTCTTATTCTCTTTTGCTCTCCCTCTAGTATACACTATGAGTTTGGAAGCGGGAATGACAAGAATGAACGaatagaaagaaaacaaatcccaACCGATATTTGTCTAGACAAAGTTAGCCAAGCCTCGTTTTGTAGTCTAGATATATGTTTTTTTGTTGAAAATAACGGCAGAATCTGCTGATCTGCGAATTCAATCTCAGGCTGAGTTGCTCGTCATATGAAACAAAGTTTGTATTACATAAGTTATATATAGAATAAGCTTTGACAATGTCAAAAATTATTGAAGGAATTTAAAACATACTTAATTGATCATTCCAAGAAACTATAGTAGAAGAATCTCTTCCCTTCTTTTCCAATAAGTCTGCCACCTTGTTTTTCTTTATATCCACGTGTTGGAAACACAAAAAATAAACTAGTTGTGTTGCTAGAGTTTTCACTTCTTATAATATCGCTATGCACAGCCATTGGATAGATGATTCTATGCCTTGTAGATACTAAATAGTAGTTGTATTGTCTCCTTCGATCACCAGAATTTGTATATTGTGTTGGCCCATTTTGTTGCCTGTAACAAAGCTACAACTTCTGCTTCTTTAGCTGAGGATGTCCTAAAGCTTCCCATTTCTGCTGCTTTAAAAGTACATGTCCAATTGCAAAGAATCATTCCAAAACCAGCATTAGTAATTACATATAATCAAGAGGCATCACAGTTTAGTTTATATGTGTTTATAACTAGGAAACTCCAATGAGGATTGGATTTTATAGTTCTGTAGTTAGTTTCATTCATTCAATTCAGATACCCCGAATGCCAATAAGTGTGATGTCATTACTTCCAAATATTCTAAGACATCATTACTTCCAAATCAACCAACACTTGGTAGCTGCAAGTGTGACTGTCCATTCATTCATTCTAAGACCATGTCCAATGAGGGAAGGGCAAATTAAATCTACGTGTAAAGCATTAAGGGATTTCCAAGTCTTATGGTGTTGGAACCAAACTGTAAATCGATCTACTAAATGTTATGCGATCGTTTAACAGGTCCAGGATCGAGATTCTGTTAACGATTTTCATTTCCCAAATATTTAATAACCATATTTTAATATAGGCGGAAAAAACATTAAATATTTTCGTATGCAGACATTTCAGCTATCGGGAAAATGTTTCACGATCGCGGCTATAGTTGTGGATCCCCTCGTAAAACAGAATACCGACCATGATACACAATGTGGATTGAAAGCTAATCGGTATACAGTTTACCGATCCCTATTAAGTTTACCTATACTCCTATTCCCTAATTCCTCAATCGAAATCTCTATACATGGGGTAGGGATGAAGGGGTTAGGGGAATTCCCAACCCCATAGGATATAGTATTTCCCCTAAATAAGGGTACAAATCCGGAGATGGTCTATGACACCTAACACCATTTCTAGATCTATGTTTAGATTTATGTTTTAAGTTGAGAAATTACCATGAAAAGGTAGCCTGCCACCTATCAAGCCTCTTTCAGCCTTGGTCCGAGTCGTCTGACTCATGGAGGCGGATATATCTTGGATCTTCTGGGCGTCTGGCAGTCTGCATAAaataaaattctagggttttgtcTTTCAGAATCCTCTTACTTCTTCGATTAAGGTTTTCGTGTACTGCTCAATCCTCCCAGAGCTACAAAATTAATGGCGATCAAAGAACAAAAACTGATTCCAACTCGACATGAAGAAACTGTGACACAGAACAAAGTGATGACGATGAAGAATAACAAGCAGAAAATTGGCAATGGTAATTCATCAGAAGGACTCAGtaattctcttcctcatctttcTCATGATATTATTATTTATGGTATCTTAACAAGAGTGTCTATTGATAGTTTAATGATATTCATATGTGTATGCAAATCATGGTCTAATTTAATCATTAGTGATTCTGAATTTATCAATTTATGTCGAACTTATAGTAACCGTGGATTGATCTGGATTTCTGAAAACTATGCTGAGAATGATGATGATCTTGATAGAGAAGCTGGTCTTGTCAAATCTAATGTTATTGTTTTTTATGATATTGATAAGAAAGAGAAGAAGGTTTTCCAATTTAGGCCAGAATCTGGTTTGGTAAACAAGACCCTTACTGTTTGAGATTCTCTAAATGGTGTGATACTTTTATCTTGCCGTGAAGATGGACATGAAATTGAAACACatcatgtttataatccaattacTGGTTTTTCAATTAAACTTCCTAATAATACTGCTCCTCAAAGGAATATTTATAATGTGCAGTTAGCTTATGATTCAATTATGGGAAAGTTCAAGGTTCTTTGTCTTTGTTTTAGTGATCGTAAACAAAAGGACAACTATTCTTTCAAGATCGTTACTCTAGGCGTCGAAAGTGAAACATGGAGAGATTTGGTTGTTCCGAAATCGTGTCCTCGTTTACTTGATGATTATTTACCGATGTTTTCTAGTGGGTCATTGTATTGGTTGACTCATCAAAGGAATGAGATTAATTTAAGCGATAATCAGAGAAACATACTTGCTTTTGATGTTAGTagagaaatattttacggaataATGTATCCAAAAGGAGCTTTGAATGATTGTAAACTACTTGAGATGGATGGATCACTCTGCTTCCTTGATTATGAGTCCACGGAGAAGTTGAGGTTATGGGTTTTGAAGGAGGGTAAGGAAAAGAATAATCAACATCGATAATATGAATGGGTAGAGAAATACAATGTTGATAATATGCCTAGTTTAAGTGGTCTGGAGCCACCCTGCTGCGGGTATGAGTCTGATAATTGTTATGCAATCATTACAAGTCCCACAGTTAAGATCATATTTTGGACCTACTGTGGACGTGAAGAGGCACTCGTTTCCAGTTACGATCTTCAGTTAAGAAGGTTGGATTCCATCTTTCAAATGGAAACAATATCTTACCAGTGGCATCTCAACTGCCTCGCCAACTTCTAGTCAAACTTGCTGCTGCTGGGTAATTACCAAGGTACCCACGTTTGAAGCCATCCGTGTTTTAAACTTTTCGAGAAAGATATCGCAATGACAACAACACCCTGCTGGGACTTGTAAAGGACCGGATTCTAAGTTGAACGAATAAGTCGCTCTAACTTCTAATTTAAATCATTCACGGAAGAACTTGAAAACGTTAAACGGTGGAAGATGCAAATACCATGTCAGATACCATATAGGATCCAAAGAAGAAATACAGACGGAACATTAAACTCTGACTCATTTTAGACACCAACAAGTCACAATTCACTTTCAGCTGAGAATTGTATAAAGTAGAAAATGCTAATACATACTTATTGCTACTTCTCTGACCAATTTTGTTGCCTAATGTACTGAtctgtataaaaaaaaaagaaatgatacAACAGAGATGAATTTTCTGACTAACAAAATACAAATATGAAAATGATTATACAAAATGCTGAAATGGTACAAGGATCAAATTTAATTGTCTCAGTCTTCTCGAAACAGTGTGTACTATGCAAATCTGAGTTCTGCCCCACCTGAAAAACAAGCATTTTAAAAGGTAAATTAATCAGGTCATGTCATCAAAAACAAAACCAAGAAAGAAATATCTACGTCTCTTCAAATAATTAGTTACTAAGAACTTGAGTGTCATATAATAAAGTAGGCTCTTCGAAATCTGCATTATATGTTTAAGAATTGATCCATAAGCTCTGTAGCAGCTGCATAATCCCACTGCTAAAAAAACCAGACCCATCAAACTTAAGCAGATGATGATAGTTTCCATTCAGATCgtctgtttttttcttctcttcgatTTTCAATAAATAAATTTGGCTGTCCCAACCTTGTactctgatcttgtatctttatgTGAACATAAATAACAAACCAAGAAGCTTAATTATATAGAAAAACAAAAGAGGTCTAGGAGACCAGGAATTCGGAGTGTTTTATGTTTATCAATTCGAAATCGTGATAACAGGGGGTTTCCGATTACTTAAAAAACTAGGTACATATGATGATGCAGATAAGGATGTCGTTATGGAATCCAGTTGCAGCAATATTATCAAAGAACTAAATAGCGAAAGGAACCAGTTGGCTTGGCAGGCTAAATCTCAATGGGAAGACTACCGCACCAACAACCTTTGGAGCAATAGTTTAACCAATGATTTGTTTAAAACCTTTATTTTGTTATGTACCTAAGCAAGCTAATCAGGCAGCATTTGAATTAGTCAACAAAACTAATGCAAATGCAACCTGTATGAATAGCTAGTTGTTTATTTGACATTCTAAACTCTGACGGGATTTCGGCCCGTAGGCAACGTCAGGTCCATATCTTGTAATCCCCTTtttgcttataaaaaaaaaaatggcgttaggggtgtaaattgggccagGCCTGTCTCCTAATCCAGGCCAGGACATGACCCTTGCGAACTCATATGGACAAAACGATCTTCTCTGAGTCCTTTGAACCGGAAGCTTGGAGTGTACATCTGGAACACACTAGAGATGATAATATCAAGCAAAAAAAACCTCCAAAGAACTGCGAACATATCTGACTCAGTTTTGAATTTAAACAAAATTTCAGAAGATGCAGTGCCTGCTTTACCTGATGGGTTGACGACTTCACTGCTTTTCATGGTATTGCCGAAGTGGTAGGAACTCACCATATTAGCAAGCATTCCAAGCCCGTGGCACCTGAGACTGATGACACCTCATTTCAGTGTATGTGACACGTATCTAAAAGTAATTGCCATGTGTATATACATAGTTCCCGGCGCCAGagcaaaaattaaattttttaagTCTAAAGCAAGATTATCAGATTATTGATCCCTGGATCGACTAACATTGTTTGAtagacagagagagagagatggcGGATTCAAGCTTAGATTCACACGAGAGGATGAGAGGAAGAGATGTGAATAAAGTGGCAACAGGCCAGCAAGCTCCAAGACCAGTTCATGAATATGGTGAAATCACTCAAGCTCCACCTCAACCACCCGATGACTCCCCGATCATCAACGTAAGTATGCTACTAGTACTAATTAACACTCTAATTTCCGATTCATTCATGCATACATATGATTTTGCTGCAGGTTGATGAGTTGAAAACAGCTCCTTACGATTATCGTTTTCCTACCACTAACCAAACACGCTATTGCTACACTCGCTACATCGAATATCATAGGTGTATAAGAGCCAAGGGGAAGGATGCACCAGAGTGTGAGAAGTTTGCTCGCTATTATCGTTCACTGTGTCCATCTGAATGGGTAATTTAACAAATTTATTAATATATCATGTTCCGAAATCTGTGTCGATTATGCTCTATTTAGTTTTTAATTGTGTTCAAACTCTGCAGATTGAGAGGTGGAACGAACAATTGGAGAATGGCACGTTTCCTGGTCCTCTTTAGCTGACTAATTATTAAGCTTAGTCTTCAAAATACCTGGGTCTCCATGGTGGAGTGTACCGTAGTCTAGGTTTAATCGAGTAGTTATTGATCGgctgggaggacattttctagTCCTTGGAAGGATGCACCAGAGTGTGAGAAGTTTGCTCGAAAGCTCTTTCTTAATAATCTCTTAAAAATGATTGCATTCCCACAGTGAGAACGGGCATCTGATCTTCCGCACTCTAAATGAGATACACGTTCGGGTTGATTAAAATTCGTTTGCCATATGGAATGAGCCGAAGAAATGAAGTGTTGATTAAAAAAAGGTGGTTGTTCAACTGGCTCGGCTCACCAGGCTGAGTTGGAACTGGGGCACATCGATTCGTGATCCTTCCACTGTCAAGAGCGCGAGGTGTTCGTTGCTCTGTGAAACCAGCCTGACGCGGTGCCCTCCGCTATAGtgattgtggacacacgaactacgcggggtctgcgtgcccgcaatcaattgttaaagtctaaagagattacgatggtgataccctgatgtgggttcattggctcaaaacccacgggtttatcatggtctcctccaacttccccgtgcgtagcgattatgcatggggtacaaatataaaaggaaagcaacatatataagcaaatgcatgcggaactagatgaatgtaaagtgctgaaatgtaaataagaccgaggtttacgtggttcagcactaaggcctacatccacggggtttgttgttctactatattattcacggttacacgaatagttgaatgacttggggtttacatatttctctccactatgggattccttacctttgctatt includes the following:
- the LOC113285838 gene encoding cytochrome c oxidase subunit 6b-3-like; its protein translation is MILLQVDELKTAPYDYRFPTTNQTRYCYTRYIEYHRCIRAKGKDAPECEKFARYYRSLCPSEWIERWNEQLENGTFPGPL